A region from the Streptomyces lydicus genome encodes:
- a CDS encoding DUF317 domain-containing protein, with protein MNASATLLPAVVRPTVEDRHWLSSDHCADTVLDLLGTLGWALVDTPEANVHAMSPDGRVYVGWLPEDPTAWKRNIVWQIRVQPTDGDPWVQEFGLHTPSEGVAGFIAALVAHSSR; from the coding sequence GTGAACGCCTCCGCCACCCTCCTTCCCGCCGTCGTCCGCCCCACCGTGGAAGACCGCCACTGGCTCTCCTCCGACCACTGCGCGGACACGGTGCTCGACCTCCTCGGCACCCTCGGCTGGGCACTCGTCGACACCCCGGAGGCCAACGTCCACGCGATGAGCCCGGACGGCCGGGTCTACGTCGGCTGGCTCCCCGAGGACCCCACCGCCTGGAAGCGCAACATCGTCTGGCAGATCCGGGTGCAGCCCACCGACGGCGACCCGTGGGTGCAGGAGTTCGGCCTTCATACCCCCTCCGAAGGCGTCGCCGGATTCATCGCCGCCCTCGTCGCCCACTCCTCCCGCTGA